A window from Photobacterium leiognathi encodes these proteins:
- the ylqF gene encoding ribosome biogenesis GTPase YlqF, which translates to MSSNSIQWFPGHMHKARKEIEEALPKVDVIIEVLDARIPFSSENPLIKTFRDKNDKPVVKVLNKRDLADPEMTQLWIEHLEKEQNVKAIAITTENINEVNQIMDLCRKLAPHREEAGKKIRTMIMGIPNVGKSTIINALAGRTVAITGNQPAVTRQQQRINLDNGVLLSDTPGILWPKVENPHSGFRLAATGAIKDTAMDYIDVAFFTIEYLIKAYPDMIKARYSLDDALPESEIELMEEIGRKRGCLKGGGRVDLHKASVILINELRNGTLGHITLEHPEMITQELIDVAIEAERKAEQKAKTKEERRKRYLKNKR; encoded by the coding sequence ATGAGTAGTAACAGTATCCAGTGGTTTCCGGGCCATATGCACAAAGCTCGTAAAGAGATTGAGGAAGCGCTACCGAAAGTTGATGTGATCATTGAAGTTTTAGACGCTCGCATCCCGTTTAGTAGTGAAAACCCACTGATCAAAACTTTTCGTGATAAAAACGACAAGCCTGTCGTTAAAGTACTAAATAAGCGTGACTTAGCTGATCCCGAAATGACTCAACTTTGGATTGAGCATTTAGAAAAAGAACAAAACGTTAAAGCGATTGCAATCACCACTGAAAATATCAACGAAGTTAACCAGATCATGGATTTATGCCGTAAGCTTGCACCTCACCGTGAAGAAGCAGGCAAAAAAATTCGTACCATGATCATGGGCATTCCAAACGTTGGTAAATCAACCATTATCAATGCACTTGCTGGCCGAACTGTAGCTATCACGGGGAACCAACCCGCTGTAACACGCCAACAGCAACGCATTAACCTAGATAACGGCGTACTGCTTTCTGATACACCGGGAATTCTATGGCCGAAAGTTGAAAACCCTCACAGTGGTTTCCGCCTTGCTGCAACAGGTGCAATTAAAGATACAGCGATGGATTACATCGATGTGGCTTTCTTTACAATTGAGTACCTGATCAAAGCATACCCAGATATGATTAAGGCACGTTATAGCCTTGATGATGCTCTGCCTGAATCTGAAATTGAGCTAATGGAAGAGATCGGACGCAAGCGTGGTTGTTTAAAAGGTGGAGGTCGTGTTGACTTGCACAAAGCGTCTGTCATTCTCATCAATGAATTACGCAACGGTACACTGGGTCACATTACTCTAGAGCATCCAGAGATGATCACTCAAGAGTTAATTGATGTTGCCATTGAAGCTGAACGTAAAGCAGAGCAAAAAGCAAAAACGAAAGAAGAACGCCGTAAGCGCTACCTGAAAAATAAACGCTAA
- a CDS encoding helix-turn-helix transcriptional regulator, with product MSKWSIRWDLLFRYRMIEVIALWEGRLTTNHLIKSFGIGRQQASKDINTYLTDIAPGNLVYDKQLKGYKPSDGFSPQVTKGHADEYLHILSRSADMTITFKELDMGFENVAMIRPVTRNISPQILRPLVQAIREKKRVDISYTSLKDGLEVERIISPHSLVCTTLRWHVRAYCEYANDYRDFVLSRIRGIPYLEAKNIMGKSNDDRWNTPLTIELIPDPRLTEAQAAVVAHDYGMENGTLTIPTNAALVRYVLDSYNIDINVLDSNPKGQQIIVGNFEELKPYLFF from the coding sequence ATGAGCAAATGGTCAATACGTTGGGATCTACTGTTCCGCTACAGAATGATAGAAGTCATCGCACTGTGGGAAGGACGGTTAACAACCAATCACTTGATCAAGAGCTTTGGCATTGGTAGGCAGCAAGCTTCGAAAGACATCAACACCTATCTAACAGATATCGCGCCAGGAAACCTTGTTTATGATAAACAGCTGAAAGGCTACAAGCCCAGTGATGGCTTTAGCCCACAAGTAACAAAAGGTCATGCTGATGAATATTTGCACATACTTTCAAGAAGTGCAGATATGACCATCACATTTAAAGAACTGGATATGGGTTTTGAAAATGTTGCCATGATCCGCCCTGTAACTCGTAATATATCACCACAAATCTTGCGTCCTTTAGTTCAAGCTATCAGAGAGAAAAAACGTGTCGATATAAGCTACACATCGCTAAAAGATGGGCTAGAAGTAGAAAGGATTATCTCTCCTCATTCCCTCGTTTGCACAACTCTACGCTGGCATGTTCGGGCCTATTGTGAATATGCAAATGATTATCGTGATTTTGTCCTCAGCCGTATAAGAGGCATTCCATACCTTGAGGCTAAAAATATAATGGGGAAGTCCAACGATGACCGATGGAATACTCCTCTCACTATTGAGTTGATACCTGACCCAAGACTGACAGAAGCTCAGGCAGCTGTCGTTGCCCATGACTACGGTATGGAAAATGGTACACTCACAATACCAACCAATGCTGCTTTGGTTCGCTATGTTCTCGATAGCTACAACATCGATATTAATGTGCTAGATTCGAATCCTAAAGGGCAGCAGATTATTGTGGGGAACTTTGAGGAATTGAAGCCGTATTTGTTCTTTTAG
- a CDS encoding condensin complex protein MksE → MQTSKIDLNELAHLTELFNLFNSGRHLNRSTDVALWHELEQLSEQYQRLFTSLGFDLRIDGRGFAWFHDEEGNPNINKQSRQLGLLLMVIFDHQADSGRSLGQFYQWTIDNALLAEVYEKHQELLDAEEIDLDGLAKILDNAVRKGFAVRESNHWRLLPSVYRYLDHFEAITEQASESDVAAYEECVSC, encoded by the coding sequence ATGCAAACGAGCAAAATCGATTTAAATGAGCTGGCTCATTTGACTGAGCTATTTAACCTTTTTAACTCTGGTCGGCATCTCAACCGCTCGACGGATGTAGCTCTATGGCATGAGTTAGAACAGCTATCAGAGCAGTACCAGCGCCTATTTACTAGCTTAGGTTTTGATTTGCGCATTGATGGACGGGGTTTTGCTTGGTTTCATGATGAAGAAGGTAACCCGAACATCAATAAACAATCACGCCAGTTAGGACTATTGCTGATGGTGATATTTGACCATCAAGCTGATAGCGGCCGCTCTCTTGGTCAGTTTTACCAATGGACGATTGATAATGCCTTGCTAGCTGAGGTCTATGAAAAGCATCAAGAGCTTTTGGATGCAGAAGAGATCGACCTGGATGGATTAGCAAAGATACTCGATAATGCGGTGCGAAAAGGTTTTGCTGTTCGAGAGAGCAATCATTGGCGTTTGCTGCCTTCGGTATATCGCTACCTAGATCATTTCGAAGCTATTACAGAACAAGCATCTGAAAGCGATGTGGCCGCTTATGAGGAATGTGTATCATGCTAA
- a CDS encoding ATP-binding protein, whose amino-acid sequence MLSYGFQRLALIGSAGYQRAELPLDDSVSLIAPNNHGKTSLINAL is encoded by the coding sequence ATGCTAAGTTACGGTTTCCAACGTTTAGCGTTAATTGGCAGTGCTGGTTATCAGCGAGCTGAACTTCCCCTTGATGACTCCGTATCATTAATCGCACCAAATAACCACGGTAAAACAAGCCTAATCAACGCACTCTAA
- a CDS encoding DUF7281 domain-containing protein, with translation MSQVLVKALTRLIEVYPDSIAGSTLTLSQKKQLDEFSRKTQSVQVTPKGRGVVYLILDMDVVKVTLEQLAPNQNVSPSAPQRAINIASTRSSKRGRVGHDVTYVLAKVVANPLWQVSGVLTEHLNASTEKFGVFSLEVGGERNRDLTTHHSIWLVENQALFDRLDWLPNNEPTTIIWYRGQLHNKLIEWLSVPERASMVYFFADYDGVGLNNFRRLKEKLGERAEFWMMPNWKALLNRYGQNQLWVDTAREFTSFIENSSNLLTKSSHLQALVLEMQTNGLALEQESIWLSKK, from the coding sequence ATGAGCCAGGTATTGGTTAAAGCACTAACGCGACTAATCGAGGTGTACCCTGATTCCATTGCTGGAAGCACATTGACGCTATCTCAGAAGAAGCAGCTTGATGAGTTCAGCCGCAAAACTCAGAGCGTACAAGTGACTCCTAAAGGCCGTGGTGTTGTCTACCTCATTCTAGATATGGATGTCGTCAAAGTCACACTTGAGCAGTTGGCACCAAATCAAAATGTGTCTCCATCGGCCCCGCAAAGAGCTATAAACATCGCCTCTACACGCAGCAGTAAAAGAGGAAGAGTAGGTCACGACGTCACCTACGTGCTGGCTAAAGTGGTAGCGAATCCATTATGGCAGGTTTCTGGAGTACTAACAGAGCACTTAAATGCATCGACAGAAAAGTTTGGCGTTTTTTCCCTTGAGGTGGGTGGAGAAAGAAATAGGGATCTTACCACTCATCATTCTATTTGGCTGGTGGAAAACCAAGCATTGTTTGACCGTCTAGATTGGCTACCCAATAACGAACCCACAACCATTATTTGGTATCGAGGGCAGCTACACAACAAATTGATCGAGTGGCTATCAGTGCCTGAAAGGGCGTCAATGGTCTACTTTTTTGCCGACTACGATGGAGTAGGGCTGAATAACTTCCGACGCCTGAAAGAGAAGTTAGGAGAAAGAGCCGAGTTTTGGATGATGCCTAACTGGAAAGCACTCTTGAACCGTTACGGGCAAAACCAACTTTGGGTTGATACTGCAAGAGAATTCACCTCATTTATTGAGAATAGTAGTAATTTATTGACTAAATCCTCTCATCTACAAGCGCTAGTTCTAGAGATGCAAACGAACGGGTTAGCACTTGAGCAAGAGTCCATTTGGCTTAGTAAGAAATAG
- a CDS encoding FUSC family membrane protein, whose amino-acid sequence MGHVTMGIAFSLGSISCGFADTSSVTRYRILDFIITIPLFFLISLGTEAVFSHSVLFVISLTIVSFSLFMLAVLSPRLGAIGFASILLAIYAMLLHMDGRPIWLVPMWLTGGALWYIFWQALAIYFLPNQESKDILSDLYQALAKKVMAHDHGFIFTSDNNQLFIESAQLRSQIAGLSHTLENRVHQQFTACEDSAKLQDIYRFLTIAERINEQTRLLYFTPTSKLKQACPQWLESIHQANLKISQYLAQVTVDNVNRITTPDIDFDALRRFSVQPALQEEAIAAYAYINKLDIIYLSLLQLSQQINEVKNSGVIKPIVISWKWNEILAKLTSQMTLKSSYFRHALRGTLSLAAGLIIVRALNLEFGFWTLMTSLLVLRPNLSMTWTRLLQRLTGTICGLIVVGGLLHFQVSSDILPFIFCIAVVLFFHTAARHYGFAVFFVTLFVFAGFSLNGQGDNIMLPRLDNTVLGVFLPLFFVFILTPGWKKKSFPIQLTTTVKGYMSYLDSLKTYIGDKSDNVTSELQRHYQDCVVNDTNLFDHWMGYLGEPHRKSQTCEHILLCSRSSNIILRILTQLNENKQSLPFDATISNDLDSAIASLQELERTLEKSQNHTELFKQISKQEKLIYQSFIYIENEIYKLDNHTLLQLLSKEVDLFVSAIQNPTA is encoded by the coding sequence ATGGGACATGTCACGATGGGGATCGCGTTCTCACTCGGTAGTATTAGTTGTGGTTTTGCTGATACCTCCAGTGTTACTCGCTACCGCATTTTAGATTTTATTATCACAATTCCACTGTTCTTTTTGATCAGTTTAGGAACAGAAGCTGTTTTCTCACATTCAGTGCTCTTTGTTATTAGTCTTACTATTGTGAGCTTCAGCTTATTTATGCTCGCTGTACTCAGCCCGAGATTGGGTGCGATTGGGTTCGCCTCTATTCTATTGGCTATTTACGCTATGCTACTTCATATGGATGGAAGACCCATTTGGCTTGTCCCTATGTGGTTAACTGGTGGTGCGCTTTGGTATATTTTTTGGCAAGCATTAGCGATTTACTTCTTACCGAACCAAGAATCCAAAGATATTCTGTCCGATCTCTATCAAGCACTCGCTAAAAAAGTGATGGCACACGATCATGGCTTTATCTTTACTTCAGATAACAATCAACTTTTCATTGAATCTGCACAGTTACGTTCACAAATAGCAGGCTTATCACACACATTAGAAAATCGAGTACATCAGCAGTTTACTGCTTGTGAAGACAGCGCAAAACTGCAAGATATCTACCGATTTTTGACCATTGCCGAACGTATTAATGAACAAACACGTTTGCTCTACTTCACGCCTACATCAAAATTAAAACAGGCTTGTCCACAATGGTTAGAAAGCATCCATCAAGCAAACTTGAAAATTAGCCAATATTTAGCACAAGTGACTGTCGATAACGTTAATCGCATCACGACACCTGATATTGATTTTGATGCGTTACGCCGATTTTCGGTACAACCAGCATTACAAGAAGAAGCCATTGCCGCTTATGCTTACATTAATAAGCTCGATATCATCTATCTGTCACTTCTACAGTTGAGTCAACAAATCAATGAAGTAAAAAACTCTGGTGTCATTAAGCCGATTGTTATTTCATGGAAGTGGAATGAGATCCTCGCTAAATTAACAAGTCAGATGACATTAAAGTCGAGCTACTTCCGTCATGCATTACGAGGAACGTTAAGTTTAGCGGCAGGATTAATCATTGTACGTGCTTTAAACTTAGAGTTTGGCTTCTGGACGTTAATGACAAGTTTATTAGTTCTACGCCCTAACCTATCAATGACTTGGACACGCTTACTACAACGTTTAACAGGGACTATTTGTGGTTTAATTGTTGTAGGAGGCTTACTTCACTTCCAAGTATCAAGTGATATTCTGCCTTTCATCTTCTGTATTGCTGTGGTGCTCTTTTTCCATACCGCAGCTCGTCATTATGGTTTTGCAGTATTTTTCGTCACTCTCTTTGTATTCGCTGGCTTCTCGCTTAACGGTCAAGGTGACAACATTATGCTGCCACGACTTGATAACACGGTTCTTGGCGTATTCTTACCGCTATTCTTTGTTTTCATATTAACCCCTGGTTGGAAGAAAAAATCATTTCCAATTCAGTTAACCACAACAGTCAAAGGCTATATGAGTTATCTTGATTCATTAAAAACATATATAGGTGACAAATCAGATAATGTGACATCTGAATTACAACGTCACTACCAAGATTGTGTTGTTAATGATACTAACTTGTTTGATCATTGGATGGGGTATTTAGGTGAACCACATAGAAAATCTCAGACTTGTGAACACATTCTGCTATGTAGCCGAAGTTCAAATATCATTTTACGTATTTTGACTCAACTGAATGAAAATAAACAATCATTGCCATTTGACGCAACGATTAGCAATGATCTCGACAGTGCAATTGCCTCATTACAAGAATTAGAAAGAACACTAGAAAAATCACAAAATCATACAGAGCTATTCAAACAGATTTCAAAGCAAGAGAAGTTGATTTATCAATCTTTTATCTACATTGAAAATGAAATCTACAAACTTGATAACCACACTCTGCTGCAATTGTTATCAAAAGAAGTGGATCTGTTTGTCTCTGCAATTCAGAACCCTACAGCTTAA
- a CDS encoding methyl-accepting chemotaxis protein, whose translation MSLLKDMSVKLQIALPVIFIAILLCIALFMGRSNLIESVDKMNVTTSQVVEAKDSTAMLISSSYAMRVSAIYAIYDKKSLPRLSKSLDSSELTNQAAILQLQKIPEINKELELFRTAMLAYINFSRDTVLDILDKRHAGNIADSEYQQFIVKYRQLGDDMIAAINALDERVNATVNAYIKEQKAEHSKAINQIGVEFIITLLIALAICFVIGSMIVKPITVLQRAMQKIAEGNLQDEINVDGTNEVGELAKNLNRMIRKLRSTVTVLNDVGRNVASSSTELSTVMKDSEQHANDQVIEIEQVVTAIDQLTTTAQEVTQAAQKSDENAKSASDLAIKSLDLFSNNQQANEEMAHSLMEAAEVVAQLKVQSAQISQVIDSIQGISEQTNLLALNAAIEAARAGESGRGFAVVADEVRQLAARTQDSTKETQQIIEQLQAQSTSANERMQSAIDTLENNKVVSSQANEALEGITAAISMNSDMNTHVATASEEQLQVTMDISNSIENIHHIIRQNASGLSQCTIASKELSDLAEKQSEQLKYFTC comes from the coding sequence ATGTCATTGCTTAAGGATATGTCTGTTAAGTTACAAATAGCATTACCTGTAATATTTATTGCTATTTTATTATGCATTGCACTATTTATGGGACGAAGTAATTTAATAGAAAGTGTCGATAAAATGAATGTAACCACTTCTCAAGTTGTGGAAGCAAAAGACAGTACGGCGATGTTAATTAGCAGTAGTTACGCAATGCGTGTAAGTGCTATTTATGCTATTTACGATAAAAAATCATTGCCTCGTTTGTCAAAGTCATTAGACAGTAGCGAGTTAACTAATCAAGCCGCTATTTTACAGTTACAAAAAATTCCAGAAATTAATAAAGAGCTAGAATTATTTCGTACAGCGATGTTGGCTTATATCAATTTTAGCCGCGATACGGTGCTAGATATTTTAGATAAAAGACATGCTGGCAATATCGCAGACTCAGAATATCAACAGTTCATTGTTAAGTATCGTCAACTCGGAGACGATATGATCGCTGCTATCAATGCGCTAGATGAACGCGTAAATGCGACTGTAAATGCATATATAAAAGAGCAAAAAGCGGAACACAGTAAGGCGATTAACCAAATTGGGGTTGAGTTTATTATTACTTTACTGATTGCTCTCGCCATCTGTTTTGTTATTGGTTCAATGATTGTTAAACCGATTACTGTTTTGCAACGCGCAATGCAAAAAATAGCAGAAGGTAATTTGCAGGATGAAATTAATGTTGATGGCACCAATGAAGTTGGCGAGTTAGCGAAGAACCTTAATCGTATGATCCGCAAATTGCGCTCAACGGTGACAGTGCTTAATGATGTCGGGCGTAATGTTGCATCATCATCGACAGAGTTATCGACAGTAATGAAAGACTCTGAGCAACATGCCAACGATCAAGTTATCGAGATTGAGCAAGTGGTAACAGCGATTGATCAATTGACCACAACAGCACAAGAAGTCACGCAAGCGGCACAGAAATCCGATGAAAATGCTAAGAGTGCAAGTGACTTAGCGATTAAGAGCCTAGATTTATTTTCTAACAATCAGCAAGCTAATGAAGAGATGGCACATTCATTAATGGAAGCGGCAGAAGTGGTTGCGCAGCTTAAAGTACAATCCGCGCAAATTAGCCAAGTGATTGACTCTATCCAAGGGATTTCAGAACAAACTAACTTGCTAGCGCTAAATGCTGCGATTGAAGCGGCACGTGCAGGGGAAAGTGGTCGTGGTTTTGCGGTTGTTGCTGATGAGGTTCGTCAATTAGCGGCAAGAACACAGGATTCAACCAAAGAAACGCAGCAAATCATTGAGCAATTACAAGCACAATCGACATCTGCGAACGAGCGTATGCAATCAGCGATAGATACATTAGAGAATAATAAAGTGGTTTCAAGCCAAGCTAATGAAGCATTAGAAGGTATTACTGCTGCAATTTCCATGAATAGTGATATGAATACTCACGTAGCTACAGCATCAGAGGAGCAGTTACAGGTCACCATGGATATCAGCAATAGCATTGAAAATATTCACCATATTATTCGTCAGAATGCATCAGGACTCAGTCAGTGTACCATTGCTAGTAAAGAGCTATCAGATTTGGCTGAAAAGCAAAGTGAGCAGCTAAAGTATTTTACCTGCTAG
- a CDS encoding DUF2999 family protein, translating into MNPIIALLKENNISDEQINEIFLTLTQNPLAAMTTISQLGLPQDKLQALMAQVMQNPVLIKEAVEELGLDFTKVEEAKAKLNQ; encoded by the coding sequence ATGAACCCAATTATTGCCCTGTTGAAAGAGAACAATATCAGTGATGAACAAATCAACGAGATCTTCCTAACGTTGACGCAAAATCCTCTTGCAGCAATGACAACAATTAGTCAGCTAGGTTTACCTCAAGATAAACTGCAGGCGTTAATGGCGCAGGTAATGCAAAACCCAGTGCTAATTAAAGAAGCTGTTGAAGAATTAGGCTTAGATTTCACTAAAGTAGAAGAAGCAAAAGCGAAGCTTAACCAATAA
- a CDS encoding septal ring lytic transglycosylase RlpA family protein, whose amino-acid sequence MFSLRMKFLQWAVLGTCLLAVVGCAKTETTNLHNTPPVLFNQHVKQQNGEIGKASYYADKYQGRKTARRQRYDKNKRTAAHRTLAFGTRVKVTNLANNKSVVVTINDRGPYSKGRIIDLSRSAFSAIGNTSSGILKVKVETLN is encoded by the coding sequence ATGTTTTCACTAAGAATGAAGTTTCTCCAGTGGGCTGTGCTTGGCACTTGTTTATTAGCCGTAGTGGGTTGTGCAAAAACAGAAACTACAAATTTACATAACACACCGCCAGTTTTGTTTAATCAGCACGTTAAGCAACAGAATGGTGAAATAGGGAAAGCTTCTTATTATGCTGATAAGTATCAAGGACGTAAAACAGCCAGACGTCAGCGTTATGATAAAAATAAGCGAACAGCTGCGCACCGAACTTTAGCATTTGGCACACGTGTAAAAGTAACGAACTTAGCGAATAACAAGAGCGTTGTCGTGACGATCAATGATCGTGGTCCTTACTCAAAAGGGCGTATTATCGATTTATCACGTTCCGCGTTCAGTGCAATAGGAAACACTTCATCTGGAATACTAAAAGTGAAGGTTGAGACGCTAAATTAA
- a CDS encoding DUF2076 domain-containing protein: MTPQEKDLIQSVATKLKQSPESKKDADAEKFIADEIASQPDAIYKLTQAVLVQEMALKQLKEKNDYLEKNAEYYKEESNRGSLSRMFGGSRPAPQPPQPPVRQPSAFGGFMQTAAGVAAGMVAGSVISNMLFDHDQPAETAAADPAPAAAPTADATQDATPDTAAADTSADQSVPTDDVANPAFDDQGSFLDNTANNFTSDYTGGFGNAGFDDNQGGFGDSGFGSDDSGFGDEDTYANNGFGGGDDSFLGGDDSGFGDFDDDL; encoded by the coding sequence ATGACTCCACAAGAAAAAGATCTTATTCAAAGCGTTGCTACTAAGCTCAAACAAAGCCCAGAAAGCAAAAAAGATGCAGATGCTGAAAAATTCATTGCAGATGAAATCGCATCACAACCTGATGCTATCTACAAATTAACTCAAGCTGTGCTAGTGCAAGAAATGGCATTAAAACAGCTTAAAGAAAAGAACGATTACCTAGAAAAGAACGCTGAATACTACAAAGAAGAATCTAACCGTGGCTCATTAAGCCGTATGTTTGGTGGCTCTCGTCCTGCTCCTCAACCACCACAACCACCTGTTCGTCAGCCAAGTGCTTTTGGTGGCTTCATGCAAACAGCAGCAGGTGTTGCTGCAGGTATGGTTGCGGGTAGTGTGATCAGCAATATGTTATTTGACCATGATCAACCAGCAGAAACTGCAGCAGCTGATCCAGCGCCAGCCGCAGCTCCTACAGCGGATGCAACACAAGACGCAACACCTGATACAGCAGCGGCAGATACTTCTGCAGATCAATCAGTACCAACGGATGATGTAGCAAACCCAGCTTTTGATGATCAAGGAAGCTTCCTTGACAACACAGCAAACAACTTCACATCTGATTACACAGGTGGTTTTGGTAACGCTGGTTTTGATGATAACCAAGGTGGTTTCGGCGATTCAGGCTTTGGTAGCGATGACAGTGGCTTTGGCGACGAAGATACCTACGCTAACAATGGCTTTGGTGGCGGCGACGACAGCTTCTTAGGTGGTGATGATAGTGGCTTCGGCGACTTTGATGATGACCTATAA
- a CDS encoding HAD family hydrolase — protein MSLNIERNIHPCLAIFDLDETLIAADSASLWIAYMVKHNLASEELQQQEEAMMKAYAQGKLDMADYMQATLAPMVGKSQQEINTLVSSFIESDILPAIYSDAVARIEWHKKRGDDILIISASAEHLVKPIAKHLGVENTIAINLETINGVYTGQTHGVLSFRQGKIDRLESWLNNQSNQYRSSYGYSDSINDLPLLQHVNKPFAVNPDPALALHAQMNEWTIMDWRHDNNILR, from the coding sequence TTGTCATTAAATATTGAACGTAACATTCACCCTTGTTTAGCTATCTTCGATCTTGATGAAACATTGATTGCTGCAGATTCTGCCAGCTTATGGATCGCATATATGGTTAAGCACAATCTCGCAAGCGAAGAACTTCAACAGCAAGAAGAAGCCATGATGAAAGCCTATGCCCAAGGTAAATTGGATATGGCTGATTATATGCAAGCGACACTGGCTCCTATGGTTGGTAAGAGCCAGCAAGAAATAAACACGCTTGTCTCTTCATTTATCGAATCAGATATTTTACCTGCTATCTATTCTGATGCAGTTGCGCGTATTGAATGGCATAAAAAACGTGGTGACGACATCTTAATAATTTCAGCCTCAGCGGAGCATTTGGTTAAACCTATTGCTAAACATTTAGGCGTAGAAAACACAATTGCTATCAACCTTGAAACCATTAATGGTGTCTATACGGGACAAACTCATGGTGTTCTCAGTTTTCGTCAAGGCAAAATTGATCGTCTAGAATCATGGTTGAATAATCAGTCCAATCAATACAGAAGCAGTTATGGTTACAGTGATTCCATTAATGATTTGCCACTACTCCAACACGTAAATAAACCTTTTGCAGTTAATCCAGATCCTGCCCTAGCGCTGCATGCTCAAATGAATGAGTGGACGATCATGGATTGGCGTCATGATAACAATATCTTGCGTTAA